The stretch of DNA TGCTGCCCTCCGGTCGGAGGCTTCGCTCGCGGACGCGGATCGCATCCGCGAAGCGATCGCGTTGGCCGCCCGACTGCACGCGTTACTGCATCCCGCAGCGCGTCGAGAGTAACGGCAGGCCAAAGAGGGACGGGCGCATGCCCATCGTGGACCACGCCACGAAGCTGATCACTTGCAAATTGGTCTACTACGGTCCAGGGCGATCGGGGAAGACCACGAACTTGACGCATCTGCACGGCGCGTTACCCGACGGCCAAGTTGGTGAGCTGACGTCGCTGGCCACGCGTCGCGACCGCACGCTGTTCTTCGACTACCTCCCTGTTGACCTCGGCACGGTGGGCGCGTATCGCGTGCGATTCCAGTTGTACACGGTGCCGGGTCAGCCGTACTATCGGGCGATCCGGCAACTCGTGTTGCAGGGCGCCGACGGCGTGGCGTTCGTGGCGGACAGTCAACGCCATCGATGGGACGACAATCTCGAAAGCCTGCAAGACATGCACGCCAACCTCGCCGAACATGGCGTTGACGTGCGCGACCTGCCCGTGGTGATGCAATACAACAAGCAGGACCTGCCACCATCGCTGGCCGCGTCGGTGGCCGAGCTGTCGGTGGCGCTGAACTTCCGCGGGGTGCCGGAGTTCGCCGCCGATGCGTTGCACGGCGTTGGCGTGTTTGATACGCTGCGATCGCTGGGGATGCGGGTCCTGCGACGTCTCGGTGCCGACGACGGCACGACCACCGCGCAGCGCGCGCGCGCCGCGTTGCGCACGCCGCTGGCACGCGTGGCCGTCACGGATGAACTGGCCGCGGTCGGTGCCGGCGCGTGAGCACCCTGCTCGACGGCGGATACCGATTCGACACGTTCGTGATCGGCTCATCCAATCGGCTCGCCGTGTCGGCCGCCCATGCGGTGGCCGAGTCGCCCGGCACCGTGTACAACCCGCTGTTCGTGTATGGCGGATCGGGACTGGGCAAGACGCATCTCGTCGCGGCCCTCGCGTTCCAGGCGCGACTCACGCAACCGGCGCTGCGCGTGGAGTTCAGCACGGGTGAAGAAGTGGCGGAACGACTGCACAAGGCGATTGCGTCGGGACAGCAGGCCGAGTTCGCGCGACGATATCAGGAAGTCGATCTCCTCCTGCTGGATGACGTGCAGTTCCTGACGGGGCAACGGGAAACGCAGACGGAACTGCTGCGGCTCTTCAACCTGATGCAGGGCAAGGGACGTCAGCTCGTGATGACGAGTGATCGCCCGCCGGCCGATATCCCGGACGTCGACCAGCGTTTGCTGTCCCGGCTCTCCGGCGGGTTGATTGTCGATGTCGGTGCGCCGGACTACGAAATGCGTCTGGCCATTCTGCGCAATGCCATCATCGAGCGCTCGCTCGCATTCGATGATGGCGTCCTGGAGGAGACGGCCCGCTTGCCGTTCGAGAATGTGCGCGAGCTCAAGGGGGCGCTGAATCGGCTCTCGGCATTTCAGCAACTCGAAGGGCAGGCCATCACCGCCGACGACGTGCGGGCGGTGCTGGGTGAACAGGCCGTGGACGTGCACGACGAGGCAATGATGGGTGCGGCAACGGTGGCCGCGGAACAGGGCACCGAGTACGAAGGCTTCCTGGCGGACGTGCTGCAGGAAGTGGAGACTCGTGTGGAGCAGTGGCGGGTCTATCTGGGCGAAGCGTGCGCGTTCTGGCGCGCCGAAGGGTATGCCACCGCCGTGTTGGAACGCGCCATGGCATTGCCGTCCGCGCCGGAAGTCAACGGACTGCTCGCGACGTTTGCGGCGGCCGTCGAACACCTGCGCAATCTCGAGGCGCAGTCGCTGGCGGTGGATCCGTCGTTGCGCGGACATCCCGCCTTCAGGAACCCGGAACTGGTCGCTGACGCCCAACTGCTGCTGGATCGCGCGATCGCGTCGGCGCTGCCCTTGCCAGCGCCCCTGCCGGGGTTCACCCGCGCGGCGCTGGAGGTGGGCACCGCCAACCAGCTGACGCTCAAGGCGTTCGATTCCGTGCTGGAGCATCCCGGCCAACGATACAATCCCCTGTTGGTGCATGGCCCGTCCGGCGTCGGCAAGACGCACGTTGCGCACGCGCTCGGCAACGCGGTACGTGCGGCCTGGCCGCGCAAAGCCGTGGCCTGTGTCAGTGCCACCGCGTTTGTCGAGGAACTGGTGGCGGCGATGCAGGAGGGTGGCGTGGAACGATGGCGCTCCCGCTATCGCGCAGCGGATGTGCTCATCGTCGACGATGTGCACCATCTCGCGGACAAGGAGCGCACCCAGGAAGAACTCTTCCATCTGTTCAACCACTTGTACGATCGCGGCAGCCAGATTGTGCTCACCAGCGACCGGGCGCCGCGGGATATCGTCGGCCTGGCCGATCGACTGCGGTCGCGCTTTGAAGGCGGCCTGGTGGCGACATTGCAGGCCCCCGATCGCGGGCTGCGTGAGCGGCTCATTCACCGGTGGTTGCTGGAAGCCGGCCATGAACCGGGCCAGGCGCTGGTGGCCCTGCTAGCCGATCGTGACGCGCGCAGTGTGCGTGAACTGGTGGGACTCATGACGCGCCTGCAGGCCGCCGCGGAGATGGGCGGTCGCCCGCTCACGCTGGAACTTGCGCAACGCGAACTGGGCGTCGCGCGCACCGAAGGCACAATGTTCACCGCGCGGGCGCACGCCGCCGGAGCCTTGGACGACTTCTTTCTGGATCGGGAGAAAGTCATCTGGGCCTGGCCCGATCTGGGCGGACGATTGATCGAGGAGTACCGCTGATGGCCATCCGCGGGAATCTCTCCGAAGCCAGTCTGGCGGACGTGCTGCAGCTCCTGGCCTTGGGACAGAAGTCAGGCTGTCTCAGCGTCGCGCGTGAAGGGAGCTTCGGCACGGTGCACTTCGATCGCGGGCGCATCGTCCATGCGGCGATTGTCAACCGTCGCGATCGTCTGGGTGACCGGTTGGTGCGAACCGGCGCTGTCGATGCCGATGCGCTGGCGCGCGTGGTGGCCAGCGTTGGTCCATCGGATGATCGGGAGCTGGCCGTGGTGCTGATTGCCCAGCGATTGGTCGAACCGGACGTGCTGATGGTGCAGTATCGCGCGCAGGTGGAAGAGGCCGTCTACCACCTGTTCGCGTGGAACACGGGGACGTTCACCTTCGAGCCGGACACGCACGCAGCGGACGGCGAACCGCTGCTGTCCGTCAGCGCCGACGCGTTGTTGCTGGAAGGCGCGCGCCGGGTCGACGAAT from Gemmatimonadaceae bacterium encodes:
- a CDS encoding GTPase domain-containing protein, with the protein product MPIVDHATKLITCKLVYYGPGRSGKTTNLTHLHGALPDGQVGELTSLATRRDRTLFFDYLPVDLGTVGAYRVRFQLYTVPGQPYYRAIRQLVLQGADGVAFVADSQRHRWDDNLESLQDMHANLAEHGVDVRDLPVVMQYNKQDLPPSLAASVAELSVALNFRGVPEFAADALHGVGVFDTLRSLGMRVLRRLGADDGTTTAQRARAALRTPLARVAVTDELAAVGAGA
- a CDS encoding ATP-binding protein, which gives rise to MSTLLDGGYRFDTFVIGSSNRLAVSAAHAVAESPGTVYNPLFVYGGSGLGKTHLVAALAFQARLTQPALRVEFSTGEEVAERLHKAIASGQQAEFARRYQEVDLLLLDDVQFLTGQRETQTELLRLFNLMQGKGRQLVMTSDRPPADIPDVDQRLLSRLSGGLIVDVGAPDYEMRLAILRNAIIERSLAFDDGVLEETARLPFENVRELKGALNRLSAFQQLEGQAITADDVRAVLGEQAVDVHDEAMMGAATVAAEQGTEYEGFLADVLQEVETRVEQWRVYLGEACAFWRAEGYATAVLERAMALPSAPEVNGLLATFAAAVEHLRNLEAQSLAVDPSLRGHPAFRNPELVADAQLLLDRAIASALPLPAPLPGFTRAALEVGTANQLTLKAFDSVLEHPGQRYNPLLVHGPSGVGKTHVAHALGNAVRAAWPRKAVACVSATAFVEELVAAMQEGGVERWRSRYRAADVLIVDDVHHLADKERTQEELFHLFNHLYDRGSQIVLTSDRAPRDIVGLADRLRSRFEGGLVATLQAPDRGLRERLIHRWLLEAGHEPGQALVALLADRDARSVRELVGLMTRLQAAAEMGGRPLTLELAQRELGVARTEGTMFTARAHAAGALDDFFLDREKVIWAWPDLGGRLIEEYR